The following DNA comes from Apis cerana isolate GH-2021 linkage group LG14, AcerK_1.0, whole genome shotgun sequence.
ATTGGGTATAGAAATCAaactattatatcattaaatgaagaaaattattttaaataaaaaatcattttcacgtTGCTTATTCCTTTTTAGGTTCCTGTTTTATGCCTGTTACTTTACGTTTGCACGTCTATGGTCGGTATGTTGACTATTCCATGGACTATGACGGCCGAATTGTTCCCAACCGAGATCCGAGGAATCGCCCATTCCATTAGTTATTCCATAGCCAATTTACTCATGTTTTCTGCTCTGCAGAGTTACAGAAGTTTACAAGATTTTCTGGGTGGTATGTGCACAATATTTTACGAATGAACACATGTATCTCCATcatcatttatacatttttatacaatcGCAGGATCTCATACCGTGCAATGGTTTTTCGCTGGCGTTTCGTTAGCAGCCGTCGTTTTCGTATGGCTGTTACTTCCAGAGACTCATGGTAAAAAACTCTCCGAGATCGAGGAGTATTTCCAAAATCATTTCCTAGCTGTGGGAGCTGAAGCAAAGACAAGGAAACGAAGAAGACAAAGAAGAGCGCAGCGAAACGCCAAATCGTCCGCTACGCAACCATTGAATCCTAAAACTATACAAAAcgtgtaaatttttcttccatgaGGCTGGAATCGTAAGATACAAAGAATTCCTAGCCAGAGCGTACGTATAACGTATACTCTATACATGACACACAAATTATCTTTTAGTTCAAAGTTGTTACCcttgtaaaagataaaatacgcgcccaaatttttataaattatatcgatttactttaatattgttaagatTGTTAGCATTTCGAAAAGTTAAAAGCGAGAGGCAGGAAAAGGAATCGAAAGTATGTATGAAAAAGGacgaaaggaaggagagaaaaagagagtgtgtgtgagagagaaagataggaATGTTACGATTACGAAACTGTGTAGTTTCATACTTAAATAACTTGCTTTCACTTAAATAatcgcaagaaaaaaaaaatatgaactgAGGAAAAAATTGAGGATTCTCAATATCGAAGGTAATTctcattgattatatatatattatatattacaaaatcagACTTcgtttattactaattttgaaggaaaattttaaaaacgaatattcaaaGAATGATACAAGCAAAATGAATTCGCAGATTTCTGCAATCGttgaattacatttattttgcgATATAGCCTCAAGATCCAAATGCTTGCACGTGTGAATTAGTATATAAATGCGTATACAGCaggaaagataattaataatacgcaCGGCACGCAATGTGATATTGCCAAGAAAACTAGATGGAAATTTGTACCAAAAATTAGCAAACGATTTTAGGCGAGATATAAAACAGTATTATACAGTTGATTTGATACAGCCTTCCATATAAAATATGGATGACCGTAGAAGATGacgataaaaagatttttgtcGAGAAATGCTGAGTATGTGCCTaagataatcttttttctattgtaCATTGTCTCGCGAAACATCTATACGTTTGCCGTTTTCAGGCAGGCATAGCATTCCTTTTGGAAATCAACTTGTTAACAACAATGctgtgattaaataatatttacaaagaaaattcatataaCGTGAAGTGCAGTATTCCGTTTTGCCTGCGAAGCGtaccatttaaaaaataaatagtatcaAAGCGCAGGCGCTGCGTAAATCACTAACGCCATCTATCGATTCGTTCAAatttatggattttttttagtGACATCCATCgtctatctattatttttaaactatagaTAGATCTAATATTACGATCGTCACTTTTTGTACGACTTTTTTGTCACGTTTAATGTTTGTGCTGATATATAcatcattttttatgatatttttataccgAATCGTGTTTTCTTCTAATGGTTTAAAACAAATCGTGAACCAAACGTATAAATGTACTTTTTACAAGTTCATTGACCGCCGTCgtacttttattaaatgtgaTAGTCGTAATCAATGGACCAGATCGAACGTCCGATGTATCTTAAAGTGCCGAATAGATgctcgataataattatacgaaatcgatcaaattgatcaattgattgatttttatcatcgaaatTCAGCTTGTCcattcttagaaaaaaaaaattactacaaattattaaagatacaaTCAAATTCTCGATGAAAGTTATCGTGATAATGATAAGACGAAAAGATAAGCTATTAAtctcatattaaaaaacacgTATATTGTGCGTTAGtttcatttagaaaaaaattttgaaatattatatatatatatatatcgagattGGTTCGACAAGTGCCTTTCTTTTTTGtcgatttattttgtaatataggTATGCGTGAATATACGAACAGAGTAGAGTTTATGCGAATGTACTTTGtatcgtattatatatacatatagtatgCTTGTATTCTTcggttatacatatatgtgtacatacatatatacttacATCTATATGtaccattataatatttcgtagaatgtttctaataaaatcgtatttttGGAAACcacaaaaaattgtaaatttagttaaaaataaccattcataataaaatggaaacaaTTGATTATCAaacatttgaatgaaaattataacttgTCAATTtggatatgaattaaaaaaaattacgaagaaTATCGAACGTCAAAAAATTttgcactattttaaaatttgctacattattataataattataataataattatttcataaataattttttaagtattttttgtatatattacaaaCTACTTTATATCGAAAGTAATTTGAACGTAATAGTGAAATTtcagtaattataaattctaaacgttgatcgatcgatgtgaattatgaaaatatttgtatctactgacatttcgataaaattataatagaaattaatattatcacaaatgagttaattttatttataaaaaatatatgttgaaataatttttaaataaaaaaaatataattaaaaaaattttttaaacgtgtagaaaaataaatataaaaatatacacgtaATTTAGGGtagtttaaatgaatataaattcaaatttgaaagtATACGACAATTGGCTTTATTTTGACGCGAATTCGTCaattaaggaataaaaattaaatacgagTTTGAATTACATGTGTTTCATAAATGTACGCATacgtatatatgatataagatcgacatttaataataaaatagtcaGACAAAATATCgcaacaaaataatgaaattgtttatttatgattttttgctGCAGTATCGCATATTAATTCTGTCAATCTTGATTTTATTCTATGTATCGAATCTTATCGAATgactgatatttttttatatcgactAGTGCGCCTTGACAACTCGAAGTTTTTCTAATTgaagatatttcgaaaaaagataaaagtacaAAAAAGTTAAACTACAAagttaatatatgattaatagttaatacttttcaaatttcatttattgacAGACATATGAAGCAATCGACTATTTTTCtcgcatataaaatatagtctCTACTACTAATAAGATTagcatattaaatatgtatatcggCGATTGAGatagtttttgttttttattctttttttcaatgatttccTTTTCGCgggaaatcgaaagaaaattcacagtcgaagaatttcatatattaaaaggTATTTACATCTGTGCGTGCAATAAGTAtcaaagtaatatattaacagAATTAATAGCTATGTCTGCGGTGCAAAAATTTATCCTATTTAATTTAGTCGTACTTAAATGAATAACGTACAAAGCGAAGAATCGGCACAGTTTggcaataataatgataataataataaaaataataatattaataataccgAATACCAAAACAACTCCTTTCTCCATacatagaatatagaaaaagaaaaaatttctataatttcatttttatacgcCAATTATGTTATTGACGTCACACGTAAAAGCgtatatcatttttacatCGCAATGATTTCTTACAATAGAAATGTCCGTgcttaattatttccatttaatcgtttgtaacaattaaaatatgtttcatttttaacattatggGACACAATAAGCACGGACATTGATATAGAAATTCTTGtgatgatctttttttttgaattacaataaattatgctTGTTGttattttcgttcgttttttttttctgtcactgcattaaataaaataaaatagcaaaactatatattgtctgtataacgaataaatgtgattaaattcataatgtaATTTCATCATGATCgtgatgcaaaaaaaaaaaaagtggcaaaaatttcgataatatgccttaattatattcatacctACATATCATACACGcgttagtaaatataatataaatcctgTCAATAATAATGCTCAAAAACTTAACAAAACaagctttcttctttcttctttctttataaacGATCGCGACACTATGCAGAGTCCAGCAGTGCCAAGGTCTGCGTTCTCAGCACGACTAACGCTGCAGGCAGTGACGGTGGCTACCTAATccgtattaatattacattaaattctatattatttaataatatgtatatatatacaggatATATCCGTACACACCAGGTCAAActctaaatctttttttttttttttaaataattacggCAATGACGAATGAATTGCGAAAAGAATATCAACaaacgtaatattaaaaaagtttatattagacAAATTGATATAATCACACTAAATCCTACACATATCTCCACTTGTTTCCTTCATTGAAAATTCCAAGTTGTATTGTAAAACTTCCTACCGATTTCCCGTGAATGAAAAACCATTTATCCTGTCTATAATCAAATCGCAATTGGTAAAAACGATTCGCGTCCATACAATTCATTTTACGACTACcacaatttatgaaaatagacaTGATTACATTCTTAAACGATGTCGATGATACATGTATCAATCCACGAAAACTGGCATTCTTCGTGTTCTACGATAAAATAGCAAAATGAACACGAATATTGTTGAGATAATCcgaatctttttttactttttttcttctttttttctatcgtaATAACGAATGAGAAACTTTTATCTTGATCACTTAATCACTGTCCATTTTACGCAACATCAGCAAATACAGGAGTTTTCTAGCTACTTGCACTATAATCACTTTAACGAtagctttttctcttttttacaaGAAGATGAAAGACGATCCCCGAACATATCTTGTTCTGACGACGCCAAAGGCACCAAGTAAAAGAAATAACCTGACTACTCGAACGTTTGAATCCAATTGCTTTCCTGTCGCACATTACCATTTTTTGGCACTATTTGGCCacctattaaaaatcaaaacacATTATCACGTGTTTTATTATGTCGAGTTAGGTGTGAATcgtatttataactttaatcTCACAAAGATTTATACGTCAACTTAATTTATAGTACTTGtatctttgaagaaaaatttatgaatggtcaagtttaaaatatgcaatatctatttcttttttgcctttaatattgtaatggttcactttcaatgaaattattctgTTATTTCATCCTACTAGTAAGAAAAGACGAAAtgatctatgtatatatatatatatatatacatatatatatacacatatatgtatatatatatgtatatatatgtatgtataattttatccttatataaataaaacaaaaaacgaCAATGGCACAGAATGTTACTAAACTTGTTACGTTAGCTTTGATTTAgcattcgtttaattattggCAACGTGacgaatagtttaaatattaacgtTAGTTTCGAATATCATTCCCTTAATCATTCCTACTCTAGTTTTGCTGATTTCGTCGCATCTCTCATTCATTCTACACATTCTCTCCGTTTCTTTCTCACAGACTCTgtgttcaaatattattcttgttttttttttttttcgagaaaacttCTGAACTTTATCTCGTCTGCATCTCTTGGGTCATTGTGCGTCCTTGGAAACTGACTAGCACGTAGattttgaacaaataaattcattatgtCTTTTTCGACATTTCGacttatacgtgtatataaaaGCTCCCGTGACAATCGTATTATGCATACATGTAATCATTAACAAATACGATACTCGCGAGAATCCTGTCTCGTTAATGCTGAaatgcgaaaaaaatattttatatgaaatttattcattatcacTGTTCGTACAGAGCCGATACCAAATATAACGCCCATTCTCGTCTTGATATTACCGAGTCTTTATTTCCCTTCCAACTTATTCATTGCAAAGTGCACAGCAAAATTTATTGCCACGTGCAATAGTATTAGCGATGTTTGTAAATCGGCGAACAAgcgtataatgtatttttatacaatgctTTCGGTACCGTTATAATTGGCAATTCACGTCCATTCTGCTTACAAAATATGAGTCTCTCGGCAGTGATGTCGCACTGTCTTCTCATACTTTCAATTAGATCGAGtcgacatttaaattatttggaatCACATTCCTATTAAATCATCGCAATCAACTCTAAAAGATGCACAACAATACACTGAGATacctaaatatatacaatatcctAACGAATAGcgaacaaaatttaaagtatacaAAATCACAAAGTGAACAAGAGGCACGATACTATTCTTTATGAGCTGCATAACATACGgaggagttttttttttttttttttttaaagcttttcttctttctttcataaGAAACGACGCTGCAActtaatatcaaaatgtaacgtatcaataaaaaatatatatattatgactGGAGAAATCTTACATCTAAAGCAATTCTCTCATTGCAATAGGTATAAATTTTTGGTAAACAAAACAATATGCATAAATAACTTGTATACTACCTGCTTTTGTGCAACATCACTGTCAGGAGGTCAGGTATGTCGCACACACCTTGCCGTGAAATCATGCAGATCAGTCTATCATATTGAAAAACATCGACTTGTATTGTTCTATCGTTCGATGATAGTTGTCACGGATTGGACTTACTAAGGAAGCTAACCAGCATTCGTTCATGTCTTGCACTCAAACGAGCAAACCTTTTAAGTATCGCGATCCTAAGTGTCGCGGAATTTGGTGTTAGTTAATTTTTGCTATTGCTACGTGGACTTGCTGGTTGACTGTTCGCTTGTTGCGCGCGttgtatataaatgtttaaaagctTCAATTTGCTGGTATATAAACAACTGAGATGAGGTTTCAACAACTCTTCACCAACTGCCAAGTGTATTGCTACCATACAGAATACAGCACTTTTGCGTACTGCGCTTTCAGTATCATCATATGCCTGtacaaagatataatattgtatattataataaaaaaatctatttttagaatatatttgaactCACTTTGATAAGACCAGGCATAACTTTTGATAAATGAGGTTCTATTGCATCACGACCCCAATGTTCCACAACCTTATGAAGCATTTTTATTGCACCCATATTCAAGGGATATGGTTCAGTAGTTATTATAGTTGATACTAAGTGAATAACTTGTTCTGGTTTTAAAACCATTGCTATCGTTGCAGCACATTTTTCCGCCATCCATAGAACCtaatagaatgaaaatattaacaatcgtTTATAtactatgaaattaatttatatacttactgGAGATCTGGAATTACTGCTACTGGAAGAATCTTGTTTTTGATCATCTAACTTATACGCGTTAATCACTTTTAAAACCAGTAATTCAGGATAAACAGAAAAACTATCTACAAGTTCCGTACATTTAAGCATATCAATTAGAGTTTGAAGTACTTCTACTTGCATCTTCTTACTATCGTTAGTCAAACTATCTAATAATGTTTTGAGCAGTTTTCTAGATaaagacaaataattaaaattctcatattttaatgatataatttaaatacttaattatataaataataatacatacttaaaattttgtttaatgtaCAAGGCATCTCCTTCACGAacgtataattgaaattcttgtAATGCTGATACTTTTTCTTCGGTTTGTGTCATTTTAGATTGTAatgttttaatcatattatctaAAACTTCTGGCCTTTTTATCGAATCAGGTGATGAAcctgttataaatatttaatacatgaaACAtacataaatcaatattattatatattgtataactttaaataatgttatatttaccATGCGTTTTATAACCATTATTTTCTTGAGGTAGAATCAGATCTCCTGCAATAGTATCACTTGAACCATTTACTGTAATATTAGTAACAGATCGTCCTCTTTGGGTAGGAGAAGAAACAGAAGATGAACGACCCTAAAAATAAAGCTATTACATCTCAATTACTATAtacttttaagaatattaatagttatttaattaccGAATTGCATAATGTAAGTCcttccattttttcttctacatCAGCCATATTGCTGATTCCACTATCTTTACTAGTAGTTGCTCTTTCCAAACGTTCAAAAccataattttgtatttcagCTGTTGTACGTCTTAATGATCTGTAGAAagtacttaaaaattaaaatgactaaaaattataaataatagaattatcgaCTTAAGAATATCACTCTTACTTATAAACTTCTTCCAAATTTTCATCCGCATTGTCGATATCAGTTTTACCTTTCGAACGAGCTGGTGAGCTCTGTGCTCTAGGAGGCGGAGTTCCAGGAGATGCAGGATTACTCGAACCTGAtgattttcttaaatgatttTGTACTAATGGCAATGCCGCTTcctataatatacatatagaatagatacaaatagaatattcatttattagaaaaatactcTATATGGTAACTAACCTGATAATACTTCGGTAATTCAGCTAATATCATAGTCACTTTTGgaggatttaaattatatagcgATATAACAGCATTTTGTGCATGCCTTCTGACTTCTTGACTTTTAACATCATTCGACCAATCAAGTAACCTTGCTAATGCTGTTCCTGCAGAACTATTAAGTGCAGATGGTTGTGCCGTTTCTGCTATTTGTGTAATAAACATAAGCGTCGCCACTTTTACGCGAGAATTTGGAGTTTGTGTTGGATCTGTTAAATACCTCATTACAGCAGGTAAAAGTTGCTCTCCTGGGAAATATTCTCTGTGAATTcggagaaaaatgaataaatataaaagtctatattaatttcaaaattaataaaaattacagccATTCTTACCTAACAACTTCAAgcgttttatgaatttttgctTGTATCGAACCAAGTAAGTCAGTGcctaatttattcaaaagtcTTGCACATAAAACATAAAGCCAATCGCCAAGATCTTCACTATGAGTAGTTATTAGTTCATTCAATGTATccaaaaataaactaaaaacttTTGTATGAGAATCCATgaacatttttgtaaaaatatccgTTACTTTTCGCAATTCCGTAGCTGTAAGCGTATTTCcgtttgaaagaaaatgttgTAATCCAACTAAACCTTCTTTTCTATCGCCCCAATGTTTATGTGcacaattttctataatttcctTAATATCCTGAAAGTTAaaggattatatatattttctataaatatatgtaatgtaaaaaatttgcccataatataaaaatattttaatgtatttttaatcgagttCTGCtctatttccttttttgaCAAAAGAGTACAGTGTAAGGTATCGaatatgtatgaaataaatgaaagtgaatattaaatttaacaaacctTTGGGATAGACTGATCCCACATATCACGATATAGTCTTTGTTGAGAGCCACTCCATGAGAACGACTAATGGGTAGATGGACGATGGACAGATATGGAGAACAGAACGGCGCATCGCGTTAGTCCAAACCAAACAAATACGCCGCAAAAAAaccaaaagaaaaaaccaGACATGCGTTATCTACAATATAAGATGCTGAAAGCTTCTTTTTTAAGCTTGTGATCTACTACTCTACTCTGTCAAATTcaagaaatagatattttgatatttttcgaatatgaataaatgaaatagaattcagcgaaaattcaaattgtctaattaattgaaaatataatttattttacatgaaataataaattatacacatGAGCACATAGCATGAACTTGtctataattaaaagcaaatatGTTTAAAGCATTTtcaaattgcataaaaaataaaaattctcaaataaaaataatatcgcaagctcttaatttcattgtaaataaattagaaaagcattatttaaataaacaaaataagataagcattatgataaaataagtgTAATGACTGTAATGAATAGTTTGAGTAATGATACAGTaatgaattacatatttataatatgtgaaTAAAGATGTGTATGTTTTaattacatgaaatattttgtgttGGATATTGGATACtctatttttgcattattttaatatattttttattgtgatgagataatgaaataatagctATTCTATTAATAGTGTCCATATCATTCCTTATACTTACATCGTTTGGTCGTCTAAAACTGTCCATACTTCGTTCAGAACATATGCTGCTAGTTTCACTATCATCGCTGTGATCACCTTTTCCTCTTGGTGTTCttgtataattatcaatattttcaaacgtaAGCGCATCCGCCAATGCTGATTCTGCTTCGCGTGATTGTTGCAACATCTTTTGTGCCATGACTGGTCTGGATTGAGGTCTATCCGTTGGAGACATATGTAAACTTCTTCccctatattttatataatattccttATTCGatcaagattaaaattaaacaaaattaacaaaataaatattaccgtATTTTGCTTGCAAAACTTCTGTCCATTCCAAACCTTTGTGGGCTTGGCTCACGACTATTACCGGTACTTCTGATTCCATGTCCAGATAACCGTCTAGGTCTTGCAATTAACGATTCTCCTTCACGATTATAAGTTGCATAACTCAGTCTTGATGATGGCGATCCTGATCTACTGCtagctattatatataacatataaattttattaagtcacatatttctttaaaaaaatgaatttatttatttattttttttttttatgaacttACGTTGAGATTGCGACACTCCAGACATTCGAGTCCTTGTTCTTGCCGTTCTTTCTGGACTAGCAACAGCAGTTGTGTCTGGTGATTTGCTAGGACGTGctaaatgaagaaattataattcatttgaaacacataataaaaacattagaataattgaagattttagCGATAAATACTCACGAAGTGATGCCTTCTGTCTACTCATGTTCGCATACATCATTCTCGCTTTAGCTCTTTGTGCGGCTTGTAAATCTATCGCACTAGTCGACCTAACACTCGAAGTTCCACGATCTGaagaagagattaaaaaaattaaaaattgaaaaaaatttattattcacataTATTAGAAGCAACAGTGCATGTTCTAAGTCATggtgatattttaaaacatcaaACGAGAAGATAACAATTACAATGACTATCAGTGGGTCTTTGGAGGACTGGGATACCAGATTGACGATATGACCGTGGCAAGGACGGCGTTCGTCTGAGTGGGCCATGTGGTTGACCCGAAGTTTGATGCAAATTTTCCGTACTACCttcatatgtttaatataaagagGAGTCACAAAAGCAGCATGAAAAAAAGCgagaagtattttatataccgAATTATTCTATCTTATATTTGTCTCTGCATTTACATCAATACCAATTCTTATCTATTTCAAATAcatatctatttcattttcgataattGAATATGGAGATATACCTGTAACACTCATGACTGGTCTGGATGTTCGTGGACTAACACTGGCTGATCTCGTAACTACATTTAAACTGTTAATGCTACCGCTATTGCTGAGAGACATTAACGAACGTTTATATGCAGTGTCAAGGCTATTGAGCAATGCTTCTGCTTGTTCCGGGAAATGATCTTTGAATGCCCAGTATGATCTGAAAGGATTCGACATACAATctgatatatctttttaataaaggaataataaacaaaaacaacAAGAATATTTACTTCCTAGCAAAAGCTCTCGCTTCCGAATCTGAATCTGCAATACCTTTCTTGATCGTGTCTTGCAATGTAGTCACgtgtttttgtaatatttgagTAGgccatatttgtaaaattagatttagataTTCGCATGAAGCTCGGCGTATGTCTTTACTTTTGTGACTTAAGCATGATGTGATAATTGGCACAAAACGACTGCAATGtgtattttgaagaataaacCTTACTGCTACGGCACCAGCTGTTGCCACAACCTAAATGTGCAAAATCGTCAATGTTTTTCTATGTTATCACAATTGTTCTTCGTCAATATCGACGCTAAATAATTACGAGTCTCACCTTGGCACTATTTTGTATGAGATTCATTAAGGTGAGTAAGACTGCTTCTCCAAAGCTGgcaaacttattttttaactgtTGACTAAGATATGCTAAAGTAATGCATGCCTCCCTTACTACTTGCGATCTAAGATCCGTGCAAGCAACTTCAAAAGGTCTCTGaacattcttcaaattttctaaaaagtttTCGTAATTCGTACCACCTGCGATAATGATTGCtctcaattttttcatctgtaaaagaaaattaatttttagcatatataattcaaatcgaTTGgcattgatattataataatattattttgatacataCACTTTCTGTCCTTTGTTTCCAATCCTTTTTATCATCACCAACGTTAtctcttataattttcatttgctCTTCAAGATCTTTtgcggaaaataaatttacggaTGGCACATCTTCGAATGTTGTAAGGAAAGTTTCTTCATCAACGGCACCAGCTTGAgctgaatatattaattttttttacatatatatatattcatattaatacatatattataatactattttataagatattgcctataacgtttttattttttttatctagaaTACAgaatactaaatattttaaaaaattgtataaatcttgttgaaaaattttaattatatctttaaatttagaacttttatattttaataaaatctttttaaaaaaatgtataacatTTTGTAACACTGAATATACTGAATAtactttatgataatttagaaCACTGTTAAATgagaatgatataaaaagcaaggcaattaaataataattacgagtatatatgtatatatatagcaacTTTATGCTCGCGTGAAATGAGACgcaaataaaagaagataaagcAACATTGAATGAAGGGATTCGTATCAAATATGCATAgtgtattatgaatattagttcgatcgaatttgaaattttttttttgtacttatATCATGATGGAAATTCaacaaaaaggaagaaaaataatacaaaaggtAAAAtcgtttcataaaaaatatcaaaatttgcgAAAAGTCCATCatgatatattacaaaaataatatgccAATGAAGTTTTAGATACCTGATGTCGATTTTACTGACACGTTTCTTTTGACGGTTGTAGCCCTTGGAACCATGGAAGGTGTATTACCAGGCTGAGCTGTCATGCAAGCG
Coding sequences within:
- the LOC108001004 gene encoding CLIP-associating protein 1-A isoform X15, which produces MAVNPRDMDGFMPLLSTTDIKKKLNVGSLLLNYLGDATKSIECQDIGQFIDNIIPWLSNGNPKVVQNGLEILTFLADRMGHDFKPYISTIIQPTIDRLGDSKDATREKAQLVLLKIIEKGCMTPQQLLDRLRPAFNHKNAKLREEALILLTTTLNEHGADEMMLSGVIPSIVKLLSDPSEKVRETALNTLADIYRHVGERLRVDLQRKHNVPQAKLLLLIEKFDQLKAAGDLLPLAMSSDVGKISDETDRAVIKSAPVKRSAAPLKRGQFGPAKTSSSTLAQAGAVDEETFLTTFEDVPSVNLFSAKDLEEQMKIIRDNVGDDKKDWKQRTESMKKLRAIIIAGGTNYENFLENLKNVQRPFEVACTDLRSQVVREACITLAYLSQQLKNKFASFGEAVLLTLMNLIQNSAKVVATAGAVAVRFILQNTHCSRFVPIITSCLSHKSKDIRRASCEYLNLILQIWPTQILQKHVTTLQDTIKKGIADSDSEARAFARKSYWAFKDHFPEQAEALLNSLDTAYKRSLMSLSNSGSINSLNVVTRSASVSPRTSRPVMSVTDRGTSSVRSTSAIDLQAAQRAKARMMYANMSRQKASLPRPSKSPDTTAVASPERTARTRTRMSGVSQSQPSSRSGSPSSRLSYATYNREGESLIARPRRLSGHGIRSTGNSREPSPQRFGMDRSFASKIRGRSLHMSPTDRPQSRPVMAQKMLQQSREAESALADALTFENIDNYTRTPRGKGDHSDDSETSSICSERSMDSFRRPNDDIKEIIENCAHKHWGDRKEGLVGLQHFLSNGNTLTATELRKVTDIFTKMFMDSHTKVFSLFLDTLNELITTHSEDLGDWLYVLCARLLNKLGTDLLGSIQAKIHKTLEVVREYFPGEQLLPAVMRYLTDPTQTPNSRVKVATLMFITQIAETAQPSALNSSAGTALARLLDWSNDVKSQEVRRHAQNAVISLYNLNPPKVTMILAELPKYYQEAALPLVQNHLRKSSGSSNPASPGTPPPRAQSSPARSKGKTDIDNADENLEEVYKSLRRTTAEIQNYGFERLERATTSKDSGISNMADVEEKMEGLTLCNSGRSSSVSSPTQRGRSVTNITVNGSSDTIAGDLILPQENNGYKTHGSSPDSIKRPEVLDNMIKTLQSKMTQTEEKVSALQEFQLYVREGDALYIKQNFKKLLKTLLDSLTNDSKKMQVEVLQTLIDMLKCTELVDSFSVYPELLVLKVINAYKLDDQKQDSSSSSNSRSPVLWMAEKCAATIAMVLKPEQVIHLVSTIITTEPYPLNMGAIKMLHKVVEHWGRDAIEPHLSKVMPGLIKAYDDTESAVRKSAVFCMVAIHLAVGEELLKPHLSCLYTSKLKLLNIYIQRAQQANSQPASPRSNSKN